One Pseudonocardia abyssalis DNA segment encodes these proteins:
- the smc gene encoding chromosome segregation protein SMC, producing MHLKSLTLKGFKSFASATTLRLEPGITCVVGPNGSGKSNVVDAISWVLGEQGAKALRGGKMEDVIFAGTSGRAPLGRAEVTLTIDNSDGALPIEYSEVSITRRMFRDGAGEYEINGSACRLLDIQELLSDSGIGREMHVIVGQGQLDSVLQSRPEDRRAYIEEAAGVLKHRKRKEKALRKLDAMQANLTRLTDLTAELRRQLKPLGRQAEIARKAQSVQADLRDSRLRLAADDLVTLRDSLAREEADESQARARRAEVEEQLSVARVEQERLESALAADAPRLAAAQDTWYRLSALAERLSGTVRLAQERARHLAASAEERAPGRDPDQLDAEADAVSEQEDELIAAVTEARGLLAELLETRAEHERTLQAAERAHQAAVRALADRRAGLATLAGRAEAMRSTAAATADEIERLSDALAEAEGRTVAAQAELDAAGDAVDSGEVPAELEQRQATAVEAHESTRARVAELVGREREAEKQRAHWRARVDALSVGLARKDGSAALLGEDGVLGAVPGLISVEPWARTAVAAVLGELADAVAVADAEAAVRALHLLRTRGEGRASLVVGSPERQHSHLAATRRQESGLAAIGVRWVTDGVSSDGPVGAAVHRLLDGVVVVDSLDAAAAVVAADPALTAVTADGDVLGAARASGGSGTATSALDVQAAVDEAVQARDRVEEELARLLPALEGARAEEAARLADVETARQARNAAEQRRSAASAQLGRMEQAVRSAAAEAQRLRERRDGVESRRSDALLALEAAERQLAVAEDEPVDDEPDTEIRDAAADALETARSSEVEARLSLRTAEERARAISGRAESLRRQASSERLARQRAAAAREARERGAAVAALVVEAGETACARIAQSLAAAAADRDAAAAARDARERELGEARLTAQRLTGLMEKLTDAVHRDEVARAQSRLRLEQLTEKVLADHGLGVEDLAREYGPDAPVPPSLAEVGEYEAAKERGEDVTEPPSMPYDRSTQERRAARAEKDLALLGRVNPLALEEFAALEERYRFLSTQLEDLKNTRRDLLTVVREVDDKILEVFAEAYNDVAREFAIVFDTLFPGGEGRLVLTDPEDMLTTGVEVEARPPGKKVKRLSLLSGGERSLTAMALLVAIFRARPSPFYILDEIEAALDDVNLRRLISLMEELRSTSQLIVITHQKPTMEVADALYGVAMRGDGITTVISQRLRPAS from the coding sequence GTGCACCTCAAGAGCCTGACGCTGAAGGGCTTCAAGTCCTTCGCCTCGGCCACGACCCTGCGCCTGGAACCCGGGATCACCTGCGTCGTCGGCCCGAACGGCTCGGGCAAGTCCAACGTCGTCGACGCGATCAGCTGGGTGCTCGGCGAGCAGGGCGCGAAGGCGCTGCGCGGCGGCAAGATGGAGGACGTCATCTTCGCCGGGACGTCCGGGCGGGCGCCCCTGGGGCGCGCCGAGGTGACGCTGACGATCGACAACTCCGACGGCGCGCTGCCGATCGAGTACTCCGAGGTGTCGATCACGCGGCGGATGTTCCGCGACGGCGCGGGCGAGTACGAGATCAACGGCTCGGCGTGCCGGCTCCTCGACATCCAGGAGTTGCTCTCGGACTCCGGCATCGGCCGCGAGATGCACGTGATCGTCGGGCAGGGCCAGCTCGACTCGGTGCTGCAGAGCAGGCCCGAGGACCGCCGCGCCTACATCGAGGAGGCCGCGGGCGTCCTCAAGCACCGCAAGCGCAAGGAGAAGGCGCTCCGCAAGCTCGACGCGATGCAGGCCAACCTCACCCGGCTCACCGACCTCACCGCGGAGCTGCGCCGCCAGCTCAAGCCGCTGGGCCGCCAGGCGGAGATCGCCCGGAAGGCCCAGAGCGTGCAGGCCGACCTGCGCGACTCCCGCCTGCGCCTCGCCGCCGACGACCTCGTGACGTTGCGCGACTCGCTGGCCCGCGAGGAGGCCGACGAGTCCCAGGCCAGGGCCCGGCGCGCCGAGGTCGAGGAGCAGCTGTCCGTCGCGCGCGTCGAGCAGGAGCGGCTGGAGTCCGCACTGGCCGCCGACGCGCCGCGCCTCGCCGCCGCGCAGGACACCTGGTACCGGCTCTCCGCGCTGGCCGAGCGCCTCTCCGGCACCGTCCGGCTCGCGCAGGAGCGCGCCCGCCACCTCGCCGCGTCGGCCGAGGAACGCGCTCCCGGGCGCGACCCCGACCAGCTCGACGCCGAGGCCGACGCCGTCTCCGAGCAGGAGGACGAGCTGATCGCGGCCGTCACCGAGGCGCGCGGCCTGCTCGCCGAGCTGTTGGAGACCCGCGCCGAGCACGAGCGGACCCTGCAGGCCGCGGAGCGCGCCCACCAGGCCGCGGTCCGGGCGCTGGCCGACCGCCGCGCCGGCCTCGCCACCCTGGCCGGGCGCGCCGAGGCCATGCGCAGCACCGCGGCCGCCACCGCCGACGAGATCGAGCGGCTCTCCGACGCTCTCGCCGAGGCCGAGGGCCGGACCGTCGCCGCGCAGGCCGAGCTCGACGCGGCGGGCGACGCCGTCGACTCCGGTGAGGTGCCCGCCGAGCTGGAGCAGCGCCAGGCCACGGCGGTGGAGGCGCACGAGAGCACGCGCGCCCGGGTCGCCGAGCTGGTGGGACGCGAGCGCGAGGCGGAGAAGCAGCGCGCGCACTGGCGGGCGCGGGTCGACGCGCTGTCGGTCGGGCTGGCGCGCAAGGACGGCTCGGCGGCGCTGCTGGGCGAGGACGGCGTGCTGGGCGCGGTGCCCGGGCTGATCTCCGTGGAGCCGTGGGCCCGTACGGCCGTCGCGGCGGTGCTCGGGGAGCTGGCCGACGCGGTGGCGGTGGCCGATGCGGAGGCGGCGGTGCGCGCGCTGCACCTGCTGCGGACGCGTGGTGAGGGGCGGGCGTCACTGGTGGTGGGCTCCCCGGAACGGCAGCACAGCCACCTTGCCGCCACCAGACGGCAGGAAAGTGGCCTTGCTGCCATCGGGGTCCGCTGGGTCACCGACGGCGTGTCGTCCGACGGGCCGGTCGGGGCCGCCGTGCACCGGCTGCTCGACGGCGTCGTCGTCGTCGACTCGCTCGACGCCGCCGCGGCCGTCGTCGCCGCCGACCCCGCGCTCACCGCCGTCACCGCCGACGGCGACGTGCTCGGCGCCGCCCGGGCGTCCGGGGGGTCGGGCACGGCGACGAGCGCGCTCGACGTGCAGGCGGCCGTCGACGAGGCCGTGCAGGCGCGCGACCGCGTCGAGGAGGAACTCGCCCGGCTGCTGCCCGCCCTGGAGGGCGCCCGGGCGGAGGAGGCGGCCCGGCTGGCCGACGTCGAGACCGCGCGGCAGGCCCGCAACGCCGCCGAGCAGCGCCGGTCGGCGGCGTCGGCGCAGCTGGGGCGGATGGAGCAGGCCGTGCGCTCGGCCGCGGCAGAGGCCCAGCGGCTGCGCGAGCGCCGCGACGGCGTCGAGTCGCGCCGCTCCGACGCCCTCCTGGCGCTGGAGGCCGCCGAGCGGCAGCTCGCCGTCGCAGAGGACGAGCCGGTCGACGACGAGCCCGACACCGAGATCCGCGACGCCGCCGCCGACGCGTTGGAGACGGCCCGCAGTTCCGAGGTCGAGGCACGCCTGTCGCTGCGCACCGCGGAGGAGCGGGCGCGGGCGATCTCGGGGCGGGCGGAGTCGCTGCGGCGCCAGGCGTCGTCGGAGCGGCTGGCCCGCCAGCGCGCCGCGGCAGCCCGGGAGGCGCGCGAGCGCGGGGCCGCGGTGGCCGCGCTCGTCGTCGAGGCGGGGGAGACGGCGTGCGCGCGGATCGCGCAGTCGCTCGCCGCGGCCGCCGCGGACCGCGACGCCGCGGCCGCCGCCCGCGACGCCCGTGAGCGCGAGCTGGGGGAGGCCCGGCTCACCGCGCAGCGGCTCACCGGGCTGATGGAGAAGCTCACCGACGCCGTGCACCGCGACGAGGTGGCGCGGGCCCAGTCGCGGCTGCGCCTCGAGCAGCTGACGGAGAAGGTGCTCGCCGACCACGGCCTCGGCGTCGAGGACCTCGCCCGCGAGTACGGCCCGGACGCGCCCGTGCCGCCGTCGCTCGCGGAGGTCGGGGAGTACGAGGCGGCGAAGGAGCGCGGCGAGGACGTCACCGAGCCCCCGTCGATGCCGTACGACCGCTCCACCCAGGAGCGCCGGGCCGCGCGGGCGGAGAAGGACCTCGCGCTGCTCGGCCGCGTCAACCCCCTCGCGCTGGAGGAGTTCGCGGCGCTGGAGGAGCGCTACCGGTTCCTGTCGACTCAGCTCGAGGACCTGAAGAACACCCGACGCGACCTGCTCACCGTCGTCCGCGAGGTCGACGACAAGATCCTCGAGGTGTTCGCGGAGGCCTACAACGACGTCGCGCGCGAGTTCGCCATCGTGTTCGACACGCTGTTCCCCGGCGGTGAGGGCCGGCTCGTGCTCACCGACCCGGAGGACATGCTGACCACCGGCGTGGAGGTCGAGGCCCGGCCGCCCGGCAAGAAGGTCAAGCGGCTGTCGCTGCTGTCCGGTGGCGAGCGCTCGCTGACGGCGATGGCGCTGCTGGTGGCGATCTTCCGCGCCCGCCCCTCGCCGTTCTACATCCTCGACGAGATCGAGGCCGCCCTCGACGACGTCAACCTCCGCCGCCTGATCAGCCTGATGGAGGAGCTGCGCTCGACCAGTCAGCTCATCGTCATCACGCACCAGAAGCCGACGATGGAGGTCGCCGACGCGCTCTACGGCGTCGCGATGCGCGGGGACGGCATCACGACGGTGATCAGCCAGCGGTTGCGCCCCGCTTCCTGA
- the ftsY gene encoding signal recognition particle-docking protein FtsY yields the protein MTPETLWIVIAVVVAVVLVAVVAGLVLRSRRRISLRQAEELEQRDDTAAPPRRGGTYQAGGGFSFAPGTGAATPEPPTAPPTDAPPKRPLHGDATLPDATPRSTTAPPAADGRTATDAPAAAGETGTDSGTGTATRADSAAATPTTAEPADPAPPTTPAPTAPEPTAPEPTAPEPTAPEPTAPAPTAPAPTAPAPTAPEPTAPEPTAPEPTTPPPTQPARSAPASAPTTPAPAEPSPVPSAPAPAEPPTAPEPPTAPEPPTAPAPTTPAPTTAAPTTPSPNGSSPTAPVPIDDIAPPGGRLERLRGRLARSRSGFGQGLLGLLGAGELDEESWEDVEATLLQADLGPETTAELVDTLRTELAARGVRTAEQARQLLKDVLTEALRPELDRSVRALPHDGRPAVLLVVGVNGTGKTTTTGKLARVLVAGGHRVVLGAADTFRAAAAEQLVTWGERAGATVVRGAEGADPASVAFDAVKQGAAESADVVLLDTAGRLHTKTGLMDELDKIKRVVTRQAEVDEVLLVLDATTGQNGLTQARVFSDVVKVTGIVLTKLDGTAKGGIVFRVQRELGVPVKLVGLGEGADDLAPFEPAAYVDALLT from the coding sequence GTGACCCCGGAGACCTTGTGGATCGTCATCGCGGTCGTGGTGGCCGTCGTGCTCGTCGCCGTCGTCGCGGGGCTGGTGCTCCGCAGCCGTCGGCGGATCAGCCTGCGGCAGGCCGAGGAGCTGGAGCAGCGCGACGACACGGCCGCCCCGCCGCGCCGTGGTGGCACCTACCAGGCCGGTGGCGGCTTCTCCTTCGCCCCCGGCACCGGGGCCGCGACCCCCGAGCCGCCCACCGCGCCGCCGACCGATGCCCCGCCGAAGCGCCCGCTGCACGGCGACGCGACCCTCCCGGACGCCACACCACGGTCGACCACCGCGCCCCCGGCCGCCGACGGCCGCACCGCGACCGACGCACCGGCCGCCGCCGGTGAGACGGGCACCGACTCCGGTACCGGCACCGCGACCCGAGCCGACTCGGCCGCCGCCACGCCGACCACGGCGGAGCCGGCCGACCCTGCCCCGCCGACCACGCCCGCACCGACCGCGCCGGAACCGACCGCGCCGGAACCGACCGCGCCGGAACCGACCGCGCCGGAACCGACCGCGCCGGCACCGACCGCGCCGGCACCGACCGCGCCGGCACCGACCGCGCCGGAACCGACCGCGCCGGAACCGACCGCGCCGGAACCGACCACACCCCCGCCGACTCAGCCGGCGCGGTCCGCGCCCGCCAGCGCGCCGACCACCCCCGCTCCGGCCGAGCCGTCCCCGGTCCCGTCGGCTCCGGCTCCGGCCGAGCCCCCGACCGCCCCCGAGCCCCCGACCGCCCCCGAGCCCCCGACGGCCCCGGCCCCCACGACCCCGGCCCCCACGACCGCCGCGCCGACCACACCGTCCCCGAACGGCTCGTCCCCGACCGCACCCGTCCCCATCGACGACATCGCCCCACCCGGCGGCCGGCTGGAGCGCCTGCGCGGCCGCCTCGCCCGATCCCGCTCCGGGTTCGGGCAGGGTCTACTCGGCCTGCTGGGTGCGGGGGAGCTGGACGAGGAGTCGTGGGAGGACGTCGAGGCGACGCTCCTGCAGGCCGACCTCGGGCCCGAGACCACCGCCGAGCTCGTCGACACCCTGCGCACCGAGCTCGCCGCCCGCGGCGTCCGCACAGCCGAGCAGGCACGGCAGCTGCTCAAGGACGTCCTCACCGAGGCCCTGCGTCCCGAGCTCGACCGCTCCGTCCGGGCGCTGCCGCACGACGGCCGCCCCGCCGTGCTGCTCGTCGTCGGCGTCAACGGCACGGGCAAGACCACCACCACCGGCAAGCTGGCGCGGGTGCTGGTCGCGGGCGGGCACCGGGTGGTGCTCGGTGCGGCCGACACGTTCCGCGCCGCCGCCGCCGAGCAGCTCGTCACCTGGGGCGAGCGCGCCGGGGCCACGGTCGTGCGCGGGGCCGAGGGGGCCGACCCGGCGAGCGTCGCGTTCGACGCCGTCAAGCAGGGCGCCGCCGAGAGCGCCGACGTCGTGCTGCTCGACACCGCGGGCCGCCTGCACACCAAGACCGGTCTGATGGACGAGCTGGACAAGATCAAGCGGGTCGTCACCCGCCAGGCCGAGGTCGACGAGGTCCTGCTCGTCCTCGACGCGACGACCGGTCAGAACGGGCTCACGCAGGCCCGCGTGTTCAGCGACGTCGTCAAGGTCACGGGCATCGTCCTGACCAAGCTCGACGGTACGGCCAAGGGCGGGATCGTGTTCCGCGTGCAGCGCGAGCTGGGGGTCCCGGTGAAGCTCGTCGGCCTCGGCGAGGGCGCCGACGATCTCGCCCCGTTCGAGCCCGCTGCGTACGTCGATGCCCTTCTGACCTGA
- a CDS encoding ammonium transporter, which produces MLTATALVLLMTPGLALFYGGMVRSKSVLNMMMMSFASMGLVGVLWVLYGYSMTFGTSVGDAGIVADPLQFAGLQGLTAGTYLADAEAGTEVAVPLVGTIPSLVFVGFQATFAIITVALISGAVADRMKFGSWLVFAGIWVSIVYFPVAHWVFNFDDVTAGAGGWIANDLAAIDFAGGTAVHINAGIAALVLAIVVGKRRGWPREPMRPHNLTLVMLGAALLWFGWFGFNAGSAVGSNAIAGFAFLNTIVATAAAMIAWLLVERFRDGHPTSLGAASGVVAGLVAITPACSSVSPLGAIAVGAIASVLCALAVGLKFRFGFDDSLDVVGVHLVGGLAGTLLIGFFATADSPAGVDGLFYGGGADQLWRQAVGAFAVLAYSGIVTAIIAFALKFTIGLRVSDEDEATGIDETEHAESGYDFSTLRGGGNLRPAAGASTQSARDHEPATAGQEV; this is translated from the coding sequence ATGTTGACAGCGACGGCCCTGGTGTTGCTCATGACACCGGGACTCGCGCTGTTCTACGGCGGCATGGTGCGCAGCAAGAGCGTGCTGAACATGATGATGATGAGCTTCGCCTCGATGGGCCTGGTCGGTGTCCTGTGGGTGCTGTACGGCTATTCGATGACGTTCGGCACGAGCGTCGGCGACGCCGGCATCGTCGCCGACCCGCTGCAGTTCGCCGGGCTGCAGGGCCTGACGGCCGGCACGTACCTCGCTGACGCCGAGGCCGGCACCGAGGTGGCCGTCCCGCTGGTCGGCACGATCCCCTCGCTGGTGTTCGTCGGCTTCCAGGCCACGTTCGCGATCATCACCGTGGCTCTGATCTCCGGTGCGGTCGCCGACCGCATGAAGTTCGGCTCCTGGCTGGTCTTCGCCGGCATCTGGGTCTCGATCGTCTACTTCCCGGTCGCGCACTGGGTCTTCAACTTCGACGACGTCACCGCGGGTGCGGGCGGCTGGATCGCCAACGACCTGGCCGCGATCGACTTCGCCGGTGGTACCGCGGTCCACATCAACGCCGGTATCGCCGCCCTGGTGCTCGCCATCGTCGTCGGCAAGCGCCGCGGCTGGCCGCGCGAGCCCATGCGGCCGCACAACCTCACACTGGTCATGCTCGGTGCCGCGCTCCTGTGGTTCGGCTGGTTCGGCTTCAACGCCGGTTCCGCCGTCGGCTCGAATGCCATCGCCGGCTTCGCGTTCCTCAACACCATCGTCGCCACCGCGGCCGCGATGATCGCCTGGCTGCTCGTGGAGCGCTTCCGCGACGGTCACCCGACCAGCCTCGGTGCCGCGTCCGGTGTCGTCGCGGGTCTGGTCGCGATCACCCCGGCCTGTTCCTCGGTGTCGCCGCTGGGCGCCATCGCGGTCGGCGCCATCGCCAGCGTCCTGTGCGCACTGGCGGTCGGCCTGAAGTTCCGCTTCGGCTTCGACGACTCGCTCGACGTCGTCGGCGTCCACCTCGTCGGTGGTCTCGCCGGCACCCTGCTGATCGGCTTCTTCGCCACCGCCGACTCGCCGGCCGGTGTCGACGGGCTCTTCTACGGCGGCGGCGCCGACCAGCTGTGGCGCCAGGCCGTCGGTGCCTTCGCGGTGCTGGCCTACTCGGGCATCGTCACCGCGATCATCGCCTTCGCGCTGAAGTTCACGATCGGCCTGCGCGTCTCCGACGAGGACGAGGCCACCGGCATCGACGAGACCGAGCACGCGGAGTCGGGTTACGACTTCTCCACCCTGCGGGGCGGCGGCAACCTGCGGCCCGCCGCGGGCGCGTCGACGCAGTCGGCACGCGACCACGAGCCGGCCACCGCCGGTCAGGAGGTCTGA
- a CDS encoding P-II family nitrogen regulator — MKLVTAIVKPFVLEDVKGALEQIGVLGMTVSEVQGYGRQKGHTEVYRGAEYSVDFVPKVRVEVVADDALAEKVVDAVVEAARTGKIGDGKVWVTPVESVIRVRTGERGTDAI, encoded by the coding sequence ATGAAGCTGGTCACGGCGATCGTCAAGCCGTTCGTGCTGGAGGACGTGAAGGGGGCGCTCGAGCAGATCGGCGTCCTGGGCATGACCGTCAGCGAGGTCCAGGGCTACGGCCGGCAGAAGGGCCACACCGAGGTCTACCGCGGTGCGGAGTACTCCGTCGACTTCGTGCCCAAGGTCCGCGTGGAGGTCGTCGCCGACGACGCCCTCGCGGAGAAGGTCGTGGACGCCGTCGTCGAGGCGGCCCGCACCGGCAAGATCGGTGACGGCAAGGTCTGGGTGACCCCGGTCGAGAGCGTGATCCGGGTGCGCACCGGCGAGCGCGGCACCGACGCGATCTAG
- a CDS encoding P-II family nitrogen regulator, which yields MMLVTAIVKPFALDDVRSGLETLDVTGMTVSEVSGYGRQRGHTEVYRGADYHVDFVPKVRVEVVVDDVVVEKVIETVLSAARTGKIGDGKVWVTPVETVVRVRTGERGADAL from the coding sequence ATGATGCTCGTGACGGCGATCGTGAAGCCGTTCGCCCTGGACGACGTCCGCTCCGGTCTGGAGACCCTCGACGTCACCGGGATGACCGTCAGCGAGGTGTCCGGCTACGGCCGGCAGCGCGGCCACACCGAGGTCTACCGCGGTGCCGACTACCACGTGGACTTCGTGCCGAAGGTGCGCGTCGAGGTCGTCGTCGACGACGTGGTGGTGGAGAAGGTGATCGAGACCGTGCTGTCCGCCGCGCGCACGGGCAAGATCGGGGACGGCAAGGTCTGGGTGACGCCCGTCGAGACCGTGGTGCGGGTCCGCACCGGTGAACGGGGCGCCGACGCGCTGTGA
- a CDS encoding [protein-PII] uridylyltransferase — protein MSDAITVSSAGDAQDLVRAKAVLLQTGDAKRRLSPEALRTALVDLHDFWLSSRCAAIGLSDRASLVAVGALGRRELAPWSDLDLVLLHDGRKDIDRIADQLWYPLWDAGIGLDHSVRTPGQAVQVAATDLRAAFGLLEIRHIAGDTALSDSVRASVRQAWRAGVRSRFDEIVEGAQGRWRKIGDVAHRVEPDLKNGHGGLRDVQLIDALAAAQLVDRPGGDVLEAQRLLLDVRTELHRLAGRARDVLRAQDADEVAAVLELGDRFELARALSGAARAVAFSAETSLRSAKGALPKRGLAALRRNPVRRPLDSGVVEHAGEVALARDAAASRDPALVLRVAATAARTGLPVAAGTLHRLADTAPELREPWPRDALGELLSLLGTGRPLVDVVEALDRTGLWGRLFPEWGAVRDLPPRDRAHVWTVDRHLVEACAQVARLTTRVARPDLLLVGTLLHDIGKGRGGDHSVVGESLAVQVGRRLGFAEPDVVVLGAMVRHHLLLPHTATRRDLDDPATVTRVVETLVDAVDDGAPGTGGLLLDLLTALAEADSLATGPGVWSPWKKTLIGDLARRCRALMAGEPLPAPPDDSDQEMAAAVLADQRPQVRFADEDTPATVVVAVPAARGSLSAAAGVLALHSLEVHAAELSTTGEVAVFRFTVSPRFGGLPDPALLRTDLGRVVDGTLVLADALARKERDYAPTNSSEPPAPPRVLWFDDEATGAVVLELRGTDRIGLLHRVAAALEGCDAELRWARVATLGSSVVDSFSLAGPNGDGAIRTADRRRIEQAVIAAVG, from the coding sequence GTGAGCGACGCCATCACCGTGTCGTCCGCCGGAGACGCCCAGGACCTGGTGCGGGCCAAGGCCGTCCTGCTGCAGACCGGCGACGCCAAGAGACGTCTGTCCCCGGAGGCGCTGCGTACCGCGCTCGTCGACCTCCACGACTTCTGGCTCTCTTCGCGCTGCGCCGCGATCGGGCTCAGCGACCGGGCGTCGCTCGTCGCGGTCGGGGCGCTGGGCCGTCGCGAGCTCGCGCCGTGGTCGGACCTCGACCTGGTGCTCCTGCACGACGGCCGCAAGGACATCGACCGCATCGCCGACCAGCTCTGGTACCCGCTGTGGGACGCGGGGATCGGGCTCGACCACTCCGTGCGCACCCCGGGCCAGGCCGTCCAGGTGGCGGCCACCGATCTGCGCGCCGCGTTCGGGCTGCTGGAGATCCGGCACATCGCGGGCGACACCGCCCTCTCCGACTCGGTCCGGGCGTCGGTGCGGCAGGCGTGGCGCGCGGGCGTCCGCAGCCGCTTCGACGAGATCGTCGAGGGGGCCCAGGGTCGCTGGCGCAAGATCGGCGACGTCGCGCACCGCGTGGAGCCCGACCTGAAGAACGGCCACGGCGGCCTGCGCGACGTCCAGCTGATCGACGCGCTCGCCGCGGCCCAGCTCGTCGACCGCCCCGGCGGTGACGTGCTGGAGGCCCAGCGCCTGCTGCTCGACGTCCGCACGGAGCTGCACCGGCTCGCCGGTCGCGCCCGCGACGTCCTGCGCGCCCAGGACGCCGACGAGGTCGCCGCCGTGCTGGAGCTGGGCGACCGCTTCGAGCTGGCCCGCGCCCTGTCCGGGGCCGCCCGGGCGGTGGCGTTCTCCGCGGAGACCAGCCTGCGCTCGGCGAAGGGGGCGCTGCCCAAGCGCGGTCTCGCGGCGCTGCGCCGCAACCCGGTGCGCCGCCCGCTCGACTCCGGAGTCGTCGAGCACGCGGGGGAGGTCGCGCTGGCCCGCGACGCCGCTGCGTCGCGCGACCCCGCACTGGTCCTGCGCGTCGCCGCCACCGCGGCCCGCACCGGGCTGCCGGTCGCGGCGGGCACGCTGCACCGACTGGCCGACACCGCCCCCGAGCTGCGCGAACCCTGGCCCCGGGACGCGCTCGGCGAGCTCCTGTCGCTGCTGGGCACGGGCCGTCCGCTCGTCGACGTCGTGGAGGCGCTCGACCGCACCGGTCTGTGGGGGCGGCTGTTCCCCGAGTGGGGCGCGGTGCGCGACCTGCCGCCGCGCGACCGGGCGCACGTGTGGACCGTCGACCGGCACCTCGTGGAGGCCTGCGCGCAGGTGGCCCGGCTGACGACGCGCGTCGCCCGGCCCGACCTGCTGCTGGTCGGCACGCTGTTGCACGACATCGGCAAGGGTCGCGGCGGCGACCACTCGGTGGTGGGGGAGTCCCTGGCCGTTCAGGTCGGTCGCCGGCTCGGGTTCGCCGAGCCCGACGTCGTCGTGCTCGGGGCGATGGTCCGTCACCACCTGCTGCTCCCGCACACCGCCACCCGCCGCGACCTCGACGACCCGGCCACCGTGACGCGGGTCGTCGAGACGCTCGTCGACGCCGTGGACGACGGCGCCCCCGGCACCGGCGGGCTGCTCCTGGACCTGCTCACCGCGCTCGCCGAGGCCGACTCGCTCGCCACCGGCCCCGGCGTGTGGAGCCCGTGGAAGAAGACGCTGATCGGAGACCTCGCCCGGCGCTGCCGCGCGCTGATGGCCGGCGAGCCGCTACCGGCCCCGCCCGACGACTCCGACCAGGAGATGGCCGCGGCCGTCCTGGCCGACCAACGCCCGCAGGTGCGGTTCGCCGACGAGGACACCCCGGCGACCGTCGTGGTGGCGGTGCCCGCGGCGCGGGGGTCGCTGTCGGCCGCCGCGGGGGTGCTCGCGCTGCACTCGCTGGAGGTGCACGCCGCGGAGCTGTCGACCACCGGCGAGGTCGCGGTCTTCCGGTTCACGGTCTCGCCGCGCTTCGGCGGGCTGCCCGACCCGGCGCTGCTGCGCACCGACCTCGGACGGGTCGTCGACGGCACGCTGGTCCTGGCCGACGCACTGGCCCGCAAGGAGCGCGACTACGCCCCGACGAACTCCTCGGAGCCCCCGGCCCCGCCCCGGGTCCTGTGGTTCGACGACGAGGCCACCGGTGCGGTCGTGCTGGAGCTCCGCGGCACCGACCGCATCGGGCTGCTGCACCGCGTCGCCGCCGCGCTGGAAGGCTGCGACGCCGAGCTGCGCTGGGCGCGCGTCGCGACTCTCGGGTCGTCGGTCGTCGACTCCTTCTCGCTGGCCGGTCCGAACGGCGACGGCGCGATCCGCACCGCCGACCGTCGGCGCATCGAGCAGGCGGTGATCGCGGCGGTCGGGTGA